One window from the genome of Pempheris klunzingeri isolate RE-2024b chromosome 7, fPemKlu1.hap1, whole genome shotgun sequence encodes:
- the foxn4 gene encoding forkhead box protein N4: MIEGGITSRMSGIIESAGHHPSPQDYRLLTTDPSQLREEDLPGDLQSLSWLTSVDVPRLQQMADSRGHGNGPSQGSLLEQQTAQLSSMTMTAGQGSMLHLQSNMQHSPLGISVINSHSGSMSPFSMNGLPSPGYQCPTSVYQPTPQQVYPLTQTGQQCSTGGLYSNVSFNNQSLFTQPRLAPQDQELQPKSFPKPIYSYSCLIAMALKNSKTGSLPVSEIYSFMKEHFPYFKTAPDGWKNSVRHNLSLNKCFEKVENKTSSSSRKGCLWALNPAKIDKMEEEMQKWKRKDLPAIRRSMANPDELDKLITDRPENCRRKALEPGMTRLPSCQTGLPLSVPAQMQPQPIVTLSLPCLPMHQHHQLQAQLQAQARLGPMSPAPAQTPPLHTVPDLCHSPLTQQSNKPPDDFYSVQGDTHTEVDALDPSIMDFALQGNLWEEMKDDSFNLDALGTFSNSPLRLSDCDLGTANLPPVSTGANLPLSDVQVTGLYAAYTSQDPLSSQYMGTPANSKPIALL, encoded by the exons ATGATAGAGGGTGGAATAACATCCAGGATGTCAGGAATTATTGAGAGTGCTGGGCATCATCCATCTCCACAGGACTACAG gCTTCTGACCACGGACCCCTCCCAGCTGAGGGAGGAGGACCTCCCTGGGGACCTGCAGTCTCTGTCATGGCTCACCTCTGTGGATGTGCCCCGTCTACAGCAGATGGCTGATAGCCGAGGCCACGGTAACGGGCCCTCCCAGGGCAGCTTGCTGGAGCAACAGACAG CTCAGCTGAGCAGCATGACGATGACGGCGGGTCAAGGCTCCATGCTCCACCTTCAGAGCAACATGCAGCACAGCCCTCTGGGAATCAGCGTCATCAACTCACACAGCGGAAGT ATGTCTCCATTCTCCATGAATGGGCTGCCCTCCCCGGGATACCAGTGCCCTACCTCAGTCTACCAGCCCACGCCCCAGCAGGTGTACCCCCTAACCCAAACTGGACAACAG TGTTCAACCGGCGGGCTTTATAGCAATGTCTCTTTCAACAACCAAAGTCTATTCACACAACCTCGCCTGGCTCCACAAGACCAGGAGCTGCAGCCCAAGTCTTTCCCCAAGCCAATCTATTCCTACAG CTGTTTGATTGCCATGGCTCTGAAGAACAGCAAAACGGGCAGCCTCCCAGTCAGTGAGATCTATAGCTTTATGAAGGAACATTTTCCTTATTTCAAG acAGCACCTGATGGATGGAAGAACTCAGTCAGACACAACCTCTCCTTAAACAAATGCTTTGAGAAAGTGGAGAACAAGACGAGCAGCTCATCCCGTAAGGGCTGTCTGTGGGCACTGAACCCTGCCAAAATTGacaagatggaggaagagatgCAGAAGTGGAAACGCAAGGACCTCCCAGCCATCCGCCGTAGCATGGCTAACCCTG ATGAGTTGGACAAACTGATCACAGACCGCCCAGAGAACTGCAGACGTAAGGCCTTAGAGCCCGGCATGACGCGGCTGCCCAGCTGTCAAACTGGCCTCCCGCTGTCCGTCCCAGCCCAGATGCAGCCTCAGCCTATAGTCACGCTGTCCCTGCCTTGTTTACCCAtgcaccagcaccaccagcttCAGGCCCAGCTCCAGGCTCAGGCTCGTCTGGGCCCCATGTCCCCCGCCCCGGCCCAGACACCTCCCCTTCACACGGTCCCTGATCTCTGCCACAGTCCCCTCACCCAGCAGTCCAACAAGCCACCAGACGACTTCTACAGCGTGCAaggtgatacacacacagaggtggatGCTCTGGACCCCAGCATCATGGACTTTGCCCTTCAAG GTAATCTATGGGAGGAAATGAAGGACGACAGCTTTAACCTGGATGCCTTGGGTACCTTCAGTAACTCACCCCTCCGACTATCAGACTGTGATTTAGGAACAGCCAACCTCCCTCCCGTCTCCACTGGAGCGAACCTGCCGCTGTCAGATGTGCAAGTGACGGGCCTCTACGCCGCCTACACTTCCCAGGATCCCCTGTCTTCCCAGTACATGGGCACACCAGCCAACAGCAAGCCAATCGCGCTGTTATAA
- the myo1ha gene encoding unconventional myosin-Ih — MEGALTARDRVGIQDFVLLDETTDAAFLSNLKKRFSKDLIYTYIGTLLVSVNPYKELDIYNSKQMDLYMGVNFFELPPHIYALADNAYHTMLTEFNNHFILISGESGAGKTEASKKILQYYAVSCPSTALLNTVRDKMLMSNPVLEAFGNAKTLKNDNSSRFGKYMDIQFDSQGDAVGGHILNYLLEKSRVVHQNHGERNFHIFYQLVEGAEEDLLHQLGLERDCQHYNYLTQGECAIVSSINDKNNWKTVKNALQIINIDENNTNHLFGIVASVLHLGNVTFDSNSKGHAILNDNAELRWVSNLLGVDVHGLQEGLTYRKIEAKKDQILSPFTIDHAIYARDALAKAIYGQTFTWLVNRINESMENKDPSNKTVIGLLDIYGFEVFYVNSFEQFCINYCNEKLQQLFIQLTLKAEQEEYEAEDIEWEPVQFFNNKIICDLVEEKHRGIISILDEECLRPGDATDLTFLERLEDKMGNHPHFVTHKLADKMTRKTLERGDFRLLHYAGEVTYCVVGFLDKNNDLLYRNIKDLISQSKNAIVRECFSTVDPDNRRRPETVATQFKSSLLKLTEILMAKEAWYIRCLKSNESKQPGQFDEALIRHQVKYLGLMEHLRVRRAGFAYRRKFDVFLKRYKPLCPATWPHWRGVPADGVEVLVQHLGYLPNEYKMGRTKIFIRHPRTLYATEDAYERCKHELATRLQAKYKGYKAKGEFRKQKEAATKIETCWRGAQARKEREKRAWAVKVIKQFIKGYMTRGQAKTTDNSEYLAFVRQNYLNRLKDNLPKTVLDKTTWLSPPPVLTETSEILRKLHYRLMVRKYVRGVTPQKKAQFQLKLLTSSIFKGKKDSYPQSVAQPFVDTRISEQDINIRVVQMIRNEHIKYSVPVIKYDRNGFKPRPRQLILTQTAAYVIEEVKIKQRVLYTSLKGISVSNLTDSIIVFHITCEDPKQKGDLVMQCDHLFEFLTKLSVIANKQNAIKVVQGSIKIEIQAGKESAVDFGTGQEPMAYKAKNGHLMVVATRARTR; from the exons ATGGAGGGCGCCCTGACTGCCAGGGACCGGGTCGGAATCCAGGATTTTGTCCTCCTGGATGAAACCACGGACGCGGCCTTCCTCAGCAACCTCAAGAAACGTTTCAGCAAAGATCTCATTTAC ACGTACATCGGCACATTGCTAGTGTCTGTCAATCCCTACAAAGAGCTGGACATCTACAATAGCAAACAGATGGATCTCTACATGGGGGTCAACTTTTTTGAGCTTCCACCACACAT TTACGCCTTGGCAGACAACGCCTACCACACTATGCTGACAGAGTTCAACAATCACTTCATCCTCATCTCTGGTGAGAGTGGAGCGGGCAAGACAGAGGCCTCCAAGAAGATTCTGCAGTATTACGCTGTCAGCTGTCCGAGCACCGCTCTACTGAACACCGTCAGGGACAAAATGCTCATGTCCAACCCCGTCCTCGAG GCTTTCGGCAATGCCAAAACACTCAAAAATGACAACTCAAGTCGGTTTGGGAAGTATATGGACATTCAGTTTGACAGCCAG GGGGATGCTGTCGGAGGCCATATCCTGAACTACCTGCTGGAGAAGTCGAGGGTTGTGCATCAGAATCACGGAGAGAGAAACTTCCACATCTTCTACCAGCTGGTGGAGGGGGCAGAGGAGGACCTTCTGCACCAGCTGGGCCTGGAGAGAGACTGCCAGCATTACAACTATCTAACTCAA GGAGAGTGTGCCATTGTGTCTTCCATTAATGACAAGAACAACTGGAAAACAGTCAAAAATGCTCTGCAAATCATCAACATTGATGAGAATAACACGAAT CACTTGTTTGGGATTGTTGCAAGCGTTCTCCACTTGGGGAACGTTACGTTTGACTCCAACAGTAAAGGTCATGCCATCCTGAACGACAATGCAGAGCTGCGCTGGGTCTCAAAT CTACTGGGAGTTGATGTTCACGGCCTCCAGGAGGGACTCACGTACAGGAAGATAGAAGCCAAAAAAGATCAG ATCCTCAGCCCATTCACCATCGATCATGCCATCTATGCCAGAGATGCCCTCGCTAAAGCCATTTATGGACAGACCTTCACCTGGCTGGTCAACAGGATCAATGAGTCCATGGAGAACAAG GACCCTTCTAATAAAACTGTAATTGGACTTTTGGACATATATGGATTTGAGGTTTTCTATGTAAACAG TTTTGAGCAGTTCTGTATAAACTATTGCaatgagaagctgcagcagctttttATCCAACTGACACTCAAAGCTGAGCAGGAAGAATATGAAGCCGAGGATATCGAG TGGGAGCCGGTTCAGTTCTTCAACAACAAGATCATCTGTGACCTGGTTGAGGAGAAACACAGAGGCATCATATCGATACTG GATGAGGAATGTCTCAGGCCAGGGGATGCTACAGATCTCACCTTCCTGGAGAGACTGGAGGACAAGATGGGAAATCACCCTCATTTTGTCAC GCACAAACTGGCTGACAAAATGACACGTAAGACTCTGGAGAGGGGAGATTTCCGTCTCTTGCACTATGCCGGGGAGGTCACCTACTGTGTTGTGG GTTTCCTGGACAAAAACAATGACCTATTATATAGGAACATAAAAGAT CTGATTAGTCAGTCCAAAAATGCCATAGTGAGAGAGTGCTTCTCCACAGTGGATCCAGACAACAGGCGAAGACCAGAGACA GTGGCGACCCAATTTAAGAGCAGCCTGCTGAAGCTGACAGAGATCCTGATGGCTAAAGAGGCCTGGTACATACGCTGTCTAAAATCGAATGAGTCCAAGCAGCCAG gccaATTTGACGAAGCACTGATCAGGCACCAGGTGAAGTACTTGGGCCTGATGGAGCACCTCAGAGTCAGACGAGCTGGTTTCGCATATAGACGCAAATTTGATGTCTTCTTAAAGAG ATATAAACCCCTGTGTCCGGCCACTTGGCCTCACTGGAGAGGAGTGCCCGCTGATGGAGTGGAAGTGCTGGTTCAACATCTGGGCTACTTGCCAAATGAATACAAAATGGGACG TACCAAAATATTCATCCGTCACCCGAGAACACTTTACGCCACTGAGGATGCTTATGAGAGATGCAAACATGAACTGG CAACCAGGCTCCAGGCCAAATACAAAGGATACAAAGCGAAGGGAGAATTCAGAAAACAGAAGGAAGCTG CCACTAAGATTGAAACTTGTTGGAGAGGGGCCCAGGctaggaaggagagagagaagagagcatGGGCCGTAAAAGTCATCAAGCA atttatcAAAGGCTACATGACCAGAGGGCAAGCAAAAACCACAGATAACTCCGAGTATCTGGCCTTTGTCAGACAAAATTATTTGAACAGACTTAAAGACAATCTACCAAAGAcagttttggacaaaacaaccTGGCTATCTCCTCCACCTGTGCTCACAGAG ACATCAGAGATACTGCGTAAGCTTCACTACCGTCTGATGGTGCGGAAGTATGTCAGAGGAGTCACACCCCAGAAAAAAGCACAG TTTCAACTCAAGCTTCTAACCAGCTCCATCTTTAAGGGAAAAAAGGACAGTTATCCCCAAAGTGTCGCTCAACCTTTCGTGGACACCAGAATCA GTGAACAAGACATAAACATAAGGGTTGTCCAGATGATTCGCAATGAGCACATCAAG TACAGCGTCCCGGTCATTAAATATGATAGAAATGGTTTCAAACCAAGGCCACGACAGCTCATCCTCACCCAGACAGCTGCATATGTGATAGAGGAAGTCAAGATCAAACAGAGAGTGCTGTACACTTCTCTCAAAG GTATTTCTGTCAGTAACTTGACCGACAGCATCATCGTATTCCACATAACATGCGAGGACCCTAAGCAGAAG GGGGACCTTGTAATGCAGTGTGACCACTTGTTTGAGTTTTTGACCAAACTCAGTGTCATTGCTAACAAACAGAATGCAATCAAAGTGGTTCAGGGCAG CATCAAGATTGAAATCCAGGCAGGTAAAGAGAGTGCGGTGGACTTCGGCACTGGACAGGAACCCATGGCGTACAAGGCCAAGAACGGACACCTCATGGTG GTTGCCACTCGGGCGAGGACACGGTAA
- the kctd10 gene encoding BTB/POZ domain-containing adapter for CUL3-mediated RhoA degradation protein 3, with amino-acid sequence MEEMSGESVVSSAVPAATTRTTSFKGSSPSSKYVKLNVGGALYYTTMQTLTKQDTMLKAMFSGRMEVLTDSEGWILIDRCGKHFGTILNYLRDGAVPLPDSRRETEELLAEAKYYLVQGLADECTAALQNKESYEPLCKVPLMTSSKEEQKLIATSNKPTVKLLYNRSNNKYSYTSNSDDNMLKNIELFDKLSLRFNGRVLFIKDVIGDEICCWSFYGQGRKIAEVCCTSIVYATEKKQTKVEFPEARIYEETLNILLYESHDGRGPDNALLEATGGAAGRSHHLDEDEERERIERVRRIHIKRPDDRTHHHQ; translated from the exons ATG GAAGAGATGTCAGGAGAGAGTGTGGTGAGCTCGGCAGTGCCAGCAGCTACAACCCGGACTACATCCTTCAAGGGCTCCAGCCCCAGCTCCAAATATGTCAAGTTAAATGTGGGTGGGGCACTGTACTACACTACAATGCAGACACTAACCAAGCAGGACACAATGCTCAAAGCTATGTTCAGTGGCAGGATGGAGGTCCTCACAGACAGCGAAG GTTGGATCTTGATTGATCGCTGTGGGAAACATTTTGGAACAATCCTTAACTACCTTAGAGACGGGGCAGTGCCGCTCCCAGACAGCCGACGTGAAACCgaggagctgctggctgaagcCAAGTATTACCTTGTCCAGGGCCTCGCTGATGAGTGTACAGCTGCCTTGCAG AACAAAGAAAGTTACGAACCCCTTTGTAAAGTGCCTCTGATGACATCGTCAAAGGAAGAGCAGAAGCTTATTGCAACCTCAAATAAG CCTACTGTCAAACTGCTGTATAACAGAAGTAACAACAAATATTCATATACCAG CAATTCTGATGACAACATGCTGAAAAATATTGAGCTGTTTGACAAGCTGTCATTGCGGTTCAACGGTAGAGTACTCTTCATCAAAGATGTGATTGGGGATGAGATCTGCTGTTGGTCATTTTATGGTCAGGGGCGCAAGATTGCTGAAGTGTGCTGCACCTCTATTGTTTATGCCACAGAAAAGAAGCAGACAAAG GTGGAGTTCCCTGAGGCTCGAATCTATGAGGAGACCCTGAACATCCTTCTGTATGAGTCCCATGATGGGAGGGGTCCAGACAATGCCCTGCTGGAGGCCACAGGGGGCGCCGCAGGACGATCTCATCATCTGGATGAGGACGAGGAGCGAGAACGAATTGAGCGCGTTCGTAGGATTCATATCAAAAGGCCAGATGACCGCACACATCACCACCAGTGA